The Nicotiana tabacum cultivar K326 chromosome 14, ASM71507v2, whole genome shotgun sequence genome contains a region encoding:
- the LOC107761274 gene encoding zinc finger CCCH domain-containing protein 32-like: MERYSGTQSMEVGAPVDPVSEWTVPGGETGLEEPMWQLSLNTGPESYPERPNEPDCIYYLRTGFCGYGARCRFNHPRDRNSVLGAMRATGGEYPERVGQPVCQYYMRTGMCKFGASCKYHHPRQGGGSPAPVTVNIYGYPLRPGEKECSYYVKTGQCKFGVTCKFHHPHPAGAQVPAPPAGPGPLAVPAAVPAPHIYPTVQSPSVQSAQQYGVVSGNWPVARPTLLPGSYIPGTYGSMLLPPGMVPLPGWTPYPAPASPAPSPSTQPPAAAGPIYGLSQLSPSAPAYMGPYLSVASASGPSSSSQKEHAFPERPGQPECQYYMKYGDCKYGSSCRYHHPPEWSGPKTSFILSAMGLPLRPGAPICSHYAQNGVCKFGPSCKFDHPMGMSYSPSASSLTDMAVAPYPVRSSIGTLAPSSSSSDLRPELVSGSARDAFSTQISSMSTSSGSVGSMFSKGGHASHSGVQQSVQSANPSSGSSSSSSAGHGGEARTSS, encoded by the exons ATGGAGAGGTACAGTGGGACCCAATCAATGGAGGTTGGTGCACCGGTGGATCCGGTTTCCGAATGGACAGTTCCCGGCGGTGAGACTGGGCTCGAAG AGCCTATGTGGCAGTTGTCACTGAATACTGGTCCAGAATCGTACCCAGAAAGGCCTAATGAGCCTGATTGTATCTATTACTTGCGTACGGGCTTTTGTGGTTATGGTGCTAGGTGTCGGTTCAATCATCCCCGTGACCGTAATTCG GTCTTGGGAGCGATGAGAGCTACCGGAGGAGAATACCCAGAAAGAGTGGGTCAACCTGTTTGCCAG TACTATATGAGGACAGGTATGTGTAAATTTGGTGCTTCATGCAAATACCATCACCCAAGACAGGGAGGTGGATCTCCAGCACCAGTGACAGTTAACATTTATGGATACCCGCTGCGTCCG GGTGAAAAGGAATGCTCGTATTATGTGAAAACAGGGCAGTGTAAATTTGGCGTCACTTGTAAATTTCATCATCCACATCCTGCTGGAGCGCAAGTGCCAGCACCACCAGCTGGACCTGGACCTCTGGCTGTGCCAGCTGCTGTTCCTGCACCGCACATTTATCCAACGGTGCAGTCTCCTTCTGTTCAATCAGCTCAACAGTACGGGGTAGTTTCTGGCAACTGGCCAGTTGCAAGACCTACTCTACTTCCTGGTTCATATATCCCTGGGACTTATGGTTCTATGCTTCTTCCCCCAGGGATGGTTCCTCTACCAGGTTGGACTCCTTATCCG GCACCTGCTAGTCCAGCTCCCTCCCCAAGTACTCAGCCTCCTGCTGCTGCTGGCCCTATTTATGGGCTTTCTCAACTATCTCCTTCAGCACCTGCCTACATGGGACCATATTTATCTGTTGCTTCTGCTTCCGGTCCTTCAAGCAGCAGCCAGAAGGAGCACGCATTTCCAGAAAGGCCCGGACAACCAGAATGTCAATATTACATGAAGTATGGGGACTGTAAATATGGATCTTCTTGTAGATACCATCATCCGCCTGAGTGGAGTGGACCTAAAACAAGTTTTATCCTCAGTGCTATGGGCCTCCCTCTTCGTCCG GGTGCGCCAATTTGCTCTCACTATGCACAAAATGGAGTCTGCAAGTTTGGGCCTTCTTGCAAGTTTGACCATCCAATGGGAATGAGTTATAGTCCATCAGCATCTTCTCTTACTGATATGGCTGTCGCTCCTTACCCTGTGCGATCTTCTATTGGTACTTTGGCTCCATCATCCTCATCCTCAGACTTGCGGCCTGAACTAGTCTCTGGATCCGCCAGGGATGCTTTCTCTACCCAAATATCTTCCATGAGCACCTCAAGTGGTTCAGTTGGTTCAATGTTTTCAAAGGGCGGTCATGCTTCTCATTCCGGCGTTCAGCAGTCTGTACAGAGTGCTAATCCTTCCAgtggcagcagcagcagcagcagcgcaGGCCACGGAGGTGAGGCTCGCACATCAAGTTGA